The DNA region AGAGGAAGATTTGGGTCAAACGGTGCAAACACCTGGAAATCCACCGACAAAGTGGCAGGTTTATGAGCAGATTTTGCGAATTCCGTACTCAATTGTTTTTAGTCGTTATACCAATGAACTTCAGGCGTTTCAGTTAGTCGGGGGTCATTACGAACCGATGAACATGATTGATAATCGCTTATTGATGCCGGAGTTAGGGTTAAGTTTAGGACTATGGCAGGGAAGTTTTCGAGGAATTAACCGTTTGTGGTTACGGTGGATGACACTTGAGGGAGAGTTGATTTTAACGCCGGAAGAAGAGGCTGTCGAGGCGCAGGAACGGGCAGTTGCGGAACGGGAAAGGGCAGAACGATTAGCAGCACGATTGCGGGAGTTGGGGGTTGAACCCGATGATGTCGAGTAAGGGCGATCGCTCTTTTCAGTTCAGATCTCAATCGGCAGTAAGTAGGTGGACAAAATTTTGCCCACCTTACCGAATC from Coleofasciculus chthonoplastes PCC 7420 includes:
- a CDS encoding Uma2 family endonuclease → MVNLPTQTDPPLSPRQTLPTMYDLPSDNPEEPGLPDEFHFLQPLLLFLTFQPANWNPELVFSACDLNLYYDVNHPQWYKRPDWFGVVGIPRLYEGRDLRLSYVVWQEVINPYVVVELLSPGTQEEDLGQTVQTPGNPPTKWQVYEQILRIPYSIVFSRYTNELQAFQLVGGHYEPMNMIDNRLLMPELGLSLGLWQGSFRGINRLWLRWMTLEGELILTPEEEAVEAQERAVAERERAERLAARLRELGVEPDDVE